From a region of the Labilithrix sp. genome:
- a CDS encoding glutathione peroxidase, translated as MEGKRVPEVTFRTREGASWKNVSTKDVFAGKKVVVFALPGAFTPTCSSAHVPRYNELYPAFKARGVDSIVCLSVNDAFVMEEWGRAQNAANVTFLPDGNGEFTKGMGMLTNKSDLGFGDRSWRYSMLVEDGVVKKMFVEPDVEGDPFTNSDAETMLKHLDPEAKVPNDVLLFGRAGCSHCARAKKLLEEKGWAYDEVRATPRNLRAVSGRSSTPQIFVDGKHIGGADELEAYFKAQ; from the coding sequence ATGGAAGGCAAGCGTGTCCCGGAGGTGACGTTCCGCACGCGCGAGGGCGCGAGCTGGAAGAACGTGTCGACGAAGGACGTCTTCGCCGGCAAGAAGGTCGTCGTCTTCGCGCTGCCGGGCGCGTTCACGCCGACGTGCTCCTCCGCGCACGTCCCGCGCTACAACGAGCTCTACCCCGCGTTCAAGGCGCGCGGCGTCGACTCGATCGTGTGCCTCTCGGTGAACGACGCGTTCGTCATGGAGGAGTGGGGCCGCGCGCAGAACGCCGCGAACGTCACCTTCCTCCCCGACGGCAACGGCGAGTTCACGAAGGGGATGGGCATGCTCACGAACAAGAGCGACCTCGGCTTCGGCGATCGTTCGTGGCGCTATTCGATGCTCGTCGAGGACGGGGTCGTCAAGAAGATGTTCGTCGAGCCGGACGTCGAGGGCGATCCATTCACCAACTCGGACGCCGAGACGATGCTGAAGCACCTCGATCCCGAGGCGAAGGTCCCGAACGACGTGCTCCTGTTCGGCCGCGCCGGCTGCAGCCACTGCGCGCGCGCGAAGAAGCTGCTCGAGGAGAAGGGCTGGGCCTACGACGAGGTCCGCGCGACGCCGCGGAACCTCCGCGCGGTGAGCGGCCGCTCGTCGACCCCGCAGATCTTCGTCGACGGCAAGCACATCGGCGGCGCCGACGAGCTCGAGGCGTACTTCAAGGCTCAGTGA